A part of Oceaniferula flava genomic DNA contains:
- the nuoF gene encoding NADH-quinone oxidoreductase subunit NuoF — translation MSSIQYLPGKEPDPREHRLIFKNIDRVGWDPSIDCYLNNGGYEQLKKAITMEPIAITNEVKASGLRGRGGAGFPTGVKWGFIPPNNTKPVYLICNCDESEPGTFKDRYIVHQDPHQLLEGMIISCFAVGAHTAYIYMREEFPEAAILMEKAIEEAREKGFVGKDVLGSGFDLEIYVHRGAGAYICGEETGLIESLEGKRPYPRIKPPYFPAALGLYMAPTIVNNVESLCHVKHIIEMGGEEYAKLGVARNTGTRILCVSGDVKKPGYYEVEVGKITMGELLNDVCGGPKDGRTFKACIPGGSSAKILRCDETFKIGKGDDAKELSFFDIPMDFDTIAACGSMAGSGGVIVMDDSRKMSWVLNNINHFYAHESCGQCTPCREGSMWMRKISDRIVEGKATPEDVQTLEDVAYQIDGRTVCAFGEASSWPVEAMISKFRDELTSETSEENEYLSEEAQKQLKYISQ, via the coding sequence ATGTCCTCTATCCAATATCTCCCCGGCAAAGAGCCTGATCCACGCGAGCATCGCCTGATCTTCAAGAACATCGATCGTGTTGGCTGGGATCCGTCCATCGACTGCTATCTCAACAACGGCGGCTATGAGCAACTGAAAAAAGCCATCACCATGGAGCCCATCGCCATCACCAATGAGGTGAAGGCATCCGGACTGCGCGGCCGTGGCGGTGCCGGTTTCCCGACGGGTGTGAAGTGGGGATTTATTCCACCTAACAACACCAAGCCAGTTTATCTCATTTGCAACTGCGATGAATCCGAGCCAGGGACCTTCAAGGATCGCTACATTGTGCACCAGGATCCGCATCAACTGCTCGAGGGCATGATCATCTCCTGCTTCGCGGTGGGTGCCCACACCGCCTACATCTACATGCGCGAGGAATTCCCCGAGGCGGCGATCCTGATGGAAAAAGCCATCGAGGAAGCGCGCGAAAAGGGCTTTGTTGGTAAGGACGTGCTCGGTTCCGGTTTTGATCTGGAAATCTACGTGCATCGCGGCGCCGGTGCCTACATCTGCGGTGAAGAGACCGGCTTGATCGAATCGCTCGAAGGCAAACGCCCCTACCCACGGATCAAACCTCCCTATTTCCCTGCGGCACTCGGCCTTTACATGGCCCCGACCATCGTCAACAACGTCGAGTCTCTCTGCCACGTCAAACACATCATCGAGATGGGCGGCGAGGAATACGCCAAGCTGGGAGTTGCCCGCAACACCGGCACCCGCATCCTCTGCGTCTCCGGCGACGTCAAGAAACCCGGCTACTACGAAGTGGAGGTTGGAAAAATCACCATGGGCGAGCTGCTCAACGATGTTTGCGGCGGACCGAAAGACGGTCGCACCTTCAAAGCCTGCATCCCCGGCGGATCATCCGCCAAGATCCTACGCTGCGATGAGACTTTTAAAATCGGCAAAGGCGACGACGCCAAGGAGCTCTCCTTTTTCGACATCCCCATGGACTTCGACACCATTGCCGCCTGCGGATCGATGGCCGGCTCCGGTGGTGTGATCGTCATGGACGACTCCCGGAAAATGTCTTGGGTGCTCAATAACATCAACCACTTCTACGCCCACGAATCCTGTGGCCAGTGCACACCGTGCCGTGAGGGATCCATGTGGATGCGCAAGATTTCCGACCGCATCGTTGAAGGAAAAGCCACCCCCGAGGACGTGCAAACCTTGGAAGACGTCGCCTATCAGATCGATGGTCGCACCGTCTGCGCCTTCGGCGAAGCCTCCTCGTGGCCCGTCGAAGCGATGATCTCCAAGTTCCGCGACGAACTCACTTCTGAAACCTCAGAAGAAAACGAATACCTTTCAGAAGAAGCTCAGAAGCAGCTTAAATACATCAGCCAATAA
- a CDS encoding NAD(P)H-dependent oxidoreductase subunit E, giving the protein MDTATTTFPPFAASPEIEAQADERISHYPDDQKRSAVLPLLHIIQHNFGFISKEATEWVAQKLGLEPMQVYEVVSFYPGLREHAPGKFHFRVCRTLSCAMAGSAELMDRICELTGIDRSNSDSHHNPIAVSPCGKWSVEFAECLASCGTGPVCLVNDDFHEAVAPEKAEELLNRYQA; this is encoded by the coding sequence ATGGACACCGCCACTACCACTTTCCCACCCTTCGCCGCCTCACCTGAGATTGAGGCGCAGGCAGACGAGCGCATCAGCCACTATCCGGACGATCAAAAACGTTCCGCCGTGCTACCGCTGCTGCACATCATCCAACACAACTTTGGATTCATCAGCAAGGAGGCCACCGAGTGGGTTGCCCAGAAGCTGGGACTTGAGCCGATGCAGGTTTACGAAGTGGTTTCCTTCTACCCCGGTCTGCGTGAGCACGCACCCGGCAAGTTTCACTTCCGCGTTTGCCGCACCCTTTCCTGCGCCATGGCCGGCTCTGCCGAGCTGATGGACCGCATTTGTGAACTGACCGGAATCGATCGCTCGAACAGCGACTCGCACCACAATCCGATCGCGGTTTCACCCTGCGGCAAGTGGTCGGTCGAATTCGCCGAGTGCCTCGCATCTTGCGGCACCGGCCCCGTCTGCTTGGTGAACGATGATTTTCACGAAGCTGTGGCACCCGAAAAAGCTGAAGAACTCCTCAACCGCTACCAGGCGTAA